The genomic window CTTTTGTTTCTAAAATCAGATTATCTAATTTAATTTTTCTTATTTTAAAATCAATATCATTTTTCTCCATTAATCTAAATGTTTTTTCCAGATTAATTTTTTCTATTTCAGAACTATCTGCAAAATTATTAAAAGAACTCAAGAAAAATATTAAGGTTATAAAAATTAATATTTTTTTAGACATATTTTTTCCTCCATATTCTTATATTTGATTATTCATATCTTAAAGCTTTTATAGGATCAAGTTTTGATGCTTTATAGGCCGGGTAAAATCCAAATAATAGTCCAATACTTACAGTAACCCCAAAAGAAATTAATATAATCCAGATAGGAATTACTCCCTGCCACCATTCAAAAAAGTTTTTGATTACAATATTAGCTATTAAAGAAAGTCCACTTCCTATCAAAATTCCAATAATTCCTCCACTTATAGTTAATATGATTGCTTCAAAAAGAAACTGCTGTCTTATATCCGCTGCAGTAGCTCCAATGGCCATTCTTAAACCAATCTCTTTTGTTCTCTCTTTTATTGAAACTAACATAATATTCATGACCCCTATTCCACCTACAAATAGAGAGATTGCTGCAATGCCTCCTAATACATAGGTTAAAACAGTGAATACTTGATTTGCTATATCAACTGTTCCCTGTAAACCCTCAATACTAAAACGGCTTTCTCCATTAGCAGTTCCATATTTTCGATCCAACAAATAATTAAGTTGAGAAATAATATTTTTTTCTGTTGAATTTTGATCATATTCTATTAAGAAAAAATCAACATTTCTTCCTCTATATCTCCAAAAATCTCTAAAGGTTGTAGTGGGTATAAAGACAACATCATTTCCAAATCCTATAGTTGAATTTGATTTTTTTAAAACCCCAATAATTAAAACAGAATGTCCATCAATTTTAATTTCTTCACCTACAAATTCTTTTGCATTTAAATTACTATCAATTTTTTCTATAACACTCTCACCAATTAATCCAACTCTTTTTTTAGAAGTTATATCATCTTTTTTTAATTTTCTTCCATATTTTATATCCATATTAGTTAGATCATTTATATTTTCTCTAACTCCACCTATCTGTATTCTATCGGTTTCACTGGATTTATATTCAATCTCAATAAAATTTCGATA from Halanaerobiales bacterium includes these protein-coding regions:
- a CDS encoding ABC transporter permease encodes the protein MNILDRLKMAITGVTSNKFRSFLTLLGIIIGVGAVILMVSLGSGTRAVVSGQFSEMQTRQIYLSSNYNLPYSLRANLNLEDEEYLKNSSADIKTVTPSYRNFIEIEYKSSETDRIQIGGVRENINDLTNMDIKYGRKLKKDDITSKKRVGLIGESVIEKIDSNLNAKEFVGEEIKIDGHSVLIIGVLKKSNSTIGFGNDVVFIPTTTFRDFWRYRGRNVDFFLIEYDQNSTEKNIISQLNYLLDRKYGTANGESRFSIEGLQGTVDIANQVFTVLTYVLGGIAAISLFVGGIGVMNIMLVSIKERTKEIGLRMAIGATAADIRQQFLFEAIILTISGGIIGILIGSGLSLIANIVIKNFFEWWQGVIPIWIILISFGVTVSIGLLFGFYPAYKASKLDPIKALRYE